GCCTttaaaactttctttttttttttttctttcttctttttctttttcgctTTACGTCTCTGTGAACGGTTTATGAAGTAGGTACATAGATCTTCAGCGGATGGCCAGATGAGAGGACAAttcaaaagggaaaagaaaaagcaccGACTTGTGCATACTAAGGGATTGCAGGTGTAGTTGGTGGATGCCTTAAGGGTGATTTGGAAAGAACAATGGCATAAAGGAAAGAGGAAACGGTGTATTTAAatgagggttttgttttttcatgtgatatgtaaggagtaaaacataacagggtgtgctgttataggaaaataatcaacatatgATCTGTGCATATTAATATGGCTGAAGGTCTGGTATTAAGCTATGGAAGCTCATTCCTTCCAGGTCATTTGTGGGAAAACTATTAAGTAGGAAATACATCACAACAGACTTTCTGATTAtaggaaaattattattttctgctttatttaGCGATTACTTTACTTGGCCACTACTTCATATAGTTATTACTTTACTTGGCCACTACATTACTTGGCCACTACATTACTTGGGTATTACTTTATGTAGCTACTACATTACTTAGCTATTACTTTATGTAGCTACTACATTACTTGGCTACTACATTACTTGGCTATTACTTTATGTAGTTACTACATTACTTGGCTACTACATTACTTAGCTATTACTTTATGTAGCTACTACATTACTTGACTACTACATTACTTGGCTATTACTTTATGTAGCTACTACATTACTTGGCTACTACATTACTTGATTTACTACATTATTAGGCTACTACTTTATTTAACTATTACTTTACTTGTATTACTTTACAAGTAAACGTACTACTTTATATAGTTACTACTCGATTATATAGTTACTATTAGTTACTTGGCTATTACTTTACTTATCTACTACTTTGTTACTACTTTATTTGACTGCCACTTTATTTAGCTACTACCGTGCTTAGCTACTACATTACTTGGCCACTGCATTACTTGGCCACTACATTACTTGGCTATTACTTTATGTAGCTACTACATTACTTGACTACTACATTACTTGACTACTACATTACTTGGCTATTACTTTATGTAGCTACTACATTACTTGGCTATTACTTTATGTAGTTACTACATTACTTGACTACTACATTACTTGGCTATTACTTTATGTAGCTACTACATTACTTGGCTATTACTTTATGTAGTTACTACCTTACTTGGCTACTACATTACTTGATTTACTACATTATTAGGCTACTACTTTATTTAGCTATTACTTTACTTGTATTACTTTACAAGTAAACGTACTACTTTATATAGTTGCTACTCGATTATATAGTTACTATTAGTTACTTGGCTATTACTTTACTTATCTACTACTTTGTTACTACTTTATTTGACTGCCACTTTATTTAGCTACTACATTACTTGGCTATTACTCTTCCTGGCTACTACTATACTCGAttacttgaaaataaaaataacaagtaCTTTACTACActtaagttgattattttccaataacagcatgtcccagagtgttttattcctcttataccacagcaagtagttacatttaatgtcgaaCATTTGTGAGAGAAGTtgcttcctgttatcacttgcctctgcctcttctctctctctctctctttagaaGCTAATAAGACAAAAGCCTCAGcttgtgttactgagaaactggaaagcacaaactcctctgtcctgaagacttttaaCATGGTGGAAAACGTAGTTACGgatttacctctgactgttacaaagtgctgacactggagattccttccataaatgttaaatataagaGAACCGAAAACGTCGCCATATCAACAGCAGCACAATTTTTGctatagaaacattttagaagAAGCTCATTATTTATTAACCTGTGGTTTATAACCCGCACTATTGCAAAGCTTCGGTTATTGCAAATGACTCAGCCTCTTCTGACCAGTCGCAACCAAGTTGTGGTTTATTGAGTTCTTAAATCAGTTTCATTGAGTACCTTTTGGGGAAGAGACCCCATGTGAACAGCAGCGTCTCACTGACAGGAAGGCGCAGGAAGTGGGTTGAAGTACGTCAAGCTGTGGTGCGCACGCACACATCCAGCAGTTGTATGTAGAGATCGATATTGGGTGTGTTGGAGTCACAGTGTGAGAAACGAATGCATGCAACACTTGCATGAGATGACTGAGTGCTGTGGAGTAAGTAGCTCAGTCGTTTCCCTTCAAAACAAGGAAGTGGTTCGTCTGTGAAAGTGGGTGGCGGTTTACAAAGTGACTGACAGTCAGTGCAATAATGACAGATATGAAAATATGACTGAGGCAGTGCGTTCTTTTAGAATTTGTTTTATGTAGTTGTTCGGCTTTCCTCAAGTGACAATATTTGATCAATTATACCATCATACAGTCTGGAACATGTCAATAGGTTTTTAGTTACAAGTTAATCAAGTGACTACTTTACCCATCTTCTACTTTACCCTAGCTGCTACTTTACTTACCTTCTACTTTACTTTACCACTTTATTTAGTTACTACTTTACTTGGCTTTTACTTTACTTAGCTACTACTTTACTTAGCTGCTACTTTACCTAGTTACTACTTTATTTAGTTACTACTTTACTTGGTTACTACTTTACTTTGTTACTAATTTACTTGGCTATTATTTAGCTACTACTTTGTTACTACTTTACTTGGCTACTGCTTTACTTTGCTACTATTTTATTTAGCTACTACTTTACTTTGTTACAACTTTACTCGGTTAGTAATTTACTTGGCTATTACTGTGCTTAACAACTAATTGGCTACTACTTTATTTGGCTATTATTTTACTCCGTTACTACTTAGTTACTAACTTTCTTGGCTATTGCTTTACTTATCTACAACTTTGTTACTACTTTACTTGGCTACTATTTTACTTAGTTACTACTTTATGTAGCTACTACTTGGCTGTTACTTTACTTAGTTGCTTGGCTACTACTTTATTTTGTTACTACTTTACTTGGCTTTTACTTTACTTTGTTACTACTTTACCTAGTTACTACTTTACCTAGTTACTACTTTACGAGGCTATCACTTTACTTTGTTACTACTTTACCCTAGCTGTTACTTTACTTACCTTCTACTTTACTTtaccactttatttatttactatttttacTTGGCTGTTACTTTACTTTGTTACTACTTTACCTAGTTACTACTTTATGAGGCTGTTACTTTACTTTGTTACTACTTTATTTAGCTACTACTTTACTTTGTTAGAACTTGGTTACTAATTTTCTTGGATATTACTTAGAAACTACTTGGCTATTACTTTACTTAGTTACTACTTGGTTACTACTTTTCTTGGCTATTACTTagctactacttttactactttaCTTGGCTACTACTTTACTTTGTTATTTAGCTTCTTACTACTTTACTTTAACTGCTTCATTTCAACTTGGTGCGTGGCAAGTGCTTGTGATTTTGGGCCATActaactttaagagagaaaaaagagattgtttatagctgctataatataagtgaGAAACAGAAACGAACTTGATCGCACCACAcggttattgattatttttctataacagcactgtTCCTTGTTGTACAGTATGCccacacactgcctgctgttcTGCACTGAGGAAATAATCCtagatgggtgtgtgtgtgtgtgtgtgtgtgtgtgtgtgtgtgtgtgtgtgtgtgtgtgtgtgtttggggtgggggggggggtgttctggTAAATTGATATCTTGTAATtgtgtgaatagtttttttttccgtgAGGACTGTATGCTGTATTACTTCCAGTGTAAACGGATCTCTGTGCTTAGGAAAATGAGGCCTGGGTGTGGTGGAGTGCTTTTGCTGTCGGTTTGCGGGTTGTGTTAGCATTTTTGTACCACTAAAACACCCTGTCATGTAACACTCTGTGTCCTGGAGTACCACTGCCCTGCACATGTTGCTCTGCAAACACCAGACTTCACTAAAAcatgagcgagtgtgtgtgaggggttaTAATGTGTTCTAATGCAGCTGTGCGTTTTCTCATTCGGCAGACTCGGGTTAACATTAGAGCTGTCAGAACTAACTTCACTTTTTAATactagtctgtctgtctgtctctctgtctgtctgtctgtttgtctctctctctgtctctgtgtgtgtggagaggaaAACACACCTCTACATCAAGATGGAGGCACATGGCGGTAGAAAGACAATACAATAGAAAGCATTCGCTGTCTTTACGTAATtactatactgtgtgtgtgtgtgtgtgtgtgtgtgtgtgtgtacactgtaaAATGATGCTCGTACATCGATGGAGAAGAGCAgaagaatgaatgtaaaatatgAGCAGGTCTGTGTGCGCACATCTCAGTGTGCAATATGGCCCCAGAGTGAGAAGACTGTGATGATGGGATGGcattgttttggattttgttGCCAGGCGCAACCAGATAATTGACATCTTGCATTAattcttcatttttttgttttttttgttttttgtttccagGACAACCTAAGCCCCTCTGAAGAGAAGCCTGTCCAGCGctccaaggtgtgtgtgtgtgtgtgtgtttctccttcttcttaCCACCATATTTGTGCTGTATCTCCTGTTCTTATCTGCCCATCTGTATCTACTTCACTTCTGTTTGTCACATTATCTTTCTTCTGCAGATTCTtgctatagtgtgtgtgtgtgtgtgtgtgtgtgtgtttcagtcttTGAGCTTTAAGCCTCAGAGAGAGACCTGCGCGTCCTGCGAGAAGACCGTGTATCCGATGGAGAGACTGGTGGCCAACAACCTGATCTTCCATGCGACATGCTTCTGCTGCAAGCACTGCAACACCAAGCTCAGGTCAGATGTTGATTAAATTTCAAATGCAatattgcgtgtgtgtgtgcatgcgctctaacctctctctctctctctctctctctctctctctctctctctctctctctgtatgtgtgtttgtgcagtcTGGGCACGTATGCGGCGCTGCAAGGCGAGTTTTACTGCAAGCCGCACTTCCAGCAGCTGTTCAAGAGCAAAGGGAACTACGACGAGGGCTTTGGACGCAAGCAGCACAAAGAGCTCTGGGCCTCCAAAGACGCTGAGAGCATCACCAAATCACCGTGATGACCTCTCCATCTTCTTACTGATCTCCAGCGCTTTCTCACCCCTCACCGACTGAATCTTGATTCTCTGTCTAAAGTCTGCCTGCCCTgccccacacgcacacacacacacacacatcaattcaCTCTCTCACATGCATGAACCACAAACACAATGGGGCAGGCATCTCACAGCTCtcgagcatttttttttaaaacttctgcCCTTTAGCTTTTagtaaatgatttttaaaaacttttattttattttatttttttgcctgtGTGATTTCCTCCACAGTAATTAACTCGCTGATTGTGACCAAAACCCTTAccctttttgtttatttttatttttatcttgtaTCATTTTATCATTCTTTTGTCAGGTACACATGCTGGCACATTGAAAGGTCCTTTACCTGAACCACTTACACGAGTACAAAGTTTCAGGATGTACACTCAGGTAGCGATTCTGGAGTGTGTGATCCATTCCTTCTGTCTTTGACGAGCATTCCGTCAatttaggtttgtttttttgttttttttttttcctaggaGGGAGTTAGGCGTCCACTTTgccttttaaaattttttgttttatttatatccgCAGGGTATTATATCTGTGAAAGTACAGGGTATATGGTACTGTATGCATCTCTGCTGAACAAAGCTCACAACGTTCACACACTCCTTTTCTTTGTCATATACGCACACATCCAATAGAGAGAAACTAGATTTACTCTTACAGAAAAGTACAAAAATCTAATGTGTAAATCTAATTTCATACAACAGAAGTCTTAaagggtgctttcacacctCTTAGTCCGTTTTATGAAGTCTGAAACCGAGGGAAATTCGTACTTTTGGTTCGTTTTCTGTTTGATTTGGTTTGGTGCATGAAAAAGCTTTGAGTAGGGCTCAAACCCGAAATCGTAAAACTCCTCCATGTTGTTCTGTACGTTGAATAGATAGCACCGAGCAAGTGCTCAATACATGATCAGATGAtttgtatataaataactatTTTATCCAacgtttattttctttctttgtcagcCAGTCGAAATCTTCAGAACAGAACCGAACCGAAACGAACGGAGCGCTGGGATTTGACTCACTTTGTGTCTCGtggctcagtttagcagctcgCATCacatagggggaaaaaaaccaactCGACCCATGACACACGACACGTTTGATTCACTGGGTCGAGTCGAGTCGCTTTCTCTCTGCAACCGAACCTTGCTTAGACACTCTCGGACCTGAGCGTGATGACTGTGTTTTCACCTGAGAGgaaaacacaccagggttccCTCCGAACGGACGAAACTAAAGCAGACGTGAAAGTACTTTAGAGACCTCTCTGTGGTTCAGCTCATTCACTATACCACTTGATTAATTCCTGTTCAGACATCATTTTGAACTCAGTTTCACTTGCACAGTCAAGTTTCCTTACCTTATGACTGAATTCCCaaaacataagaaaaaaaaaaactgctattGGGCCTGTAATGTTTTTACTGCTTTTAGAGTTTCTGGTTTTAAATTCTCCTGTGTTTTTACTTAATAGGCATCTGACCATCCAGCATCTGTAAGTTTCTACACAGTCACTGAATGGTACATGAATTTACTTCATTGCACAGTGAATGTACTGTAGTTTGCTGAAGTGGAACCAAAGCCACTGAGCAGCAAGGCTTGTGTTAGCCGCAATGAATGTTGCAGCGCGTCGCACCATTACCTTCCCCCTCCTGCGCCACTTCCTGTCTTCATATTGTTCTGTCTGCTTCCTGTGAGCTGCTTTGTGGCTCTTTGACAGGATTCACTCGGGTCTTCTCTAGCACTAGCTAGCGACTGCTCACCGTTGCTCAGGAATGTGCACGGGTCAACAATCGGACTGTTTCGTCCATCGTCCTCATCTCCTTACTGTAACAATGGCCACGTCGGCTCAGCCTTCCTTGGTGTGCTCAGGAGGCTGTGTCTTATGACCTTTTGTGTATATAACCTCGAAAAAGTCCTGTAATGTTGTTTAGTCCGTTAAAACACCACCTTGTTTCACGAATGTGGCTGAAAGGCTGAAATGGAGAGGCTTATTTTTCTGAGGCTCAAATTATTTCCATTGTTTGTGTTTCCGGATTAAATTCACTGTCTGCAGTCCTGTAACTGGTGAACACCTCCAATATACAAGTCTAACATTTAACCTTGCTGTGTAAGTTGAAGTCTCCCAGCCTTTTGCAACACAATACAATCAACATCTCCCACTATTATCTCGAGTTCAGGGTCTTGGCATTTGGAGGGAATTACTATCTTGTTTTCAGGGCCTTGGTGTATGGAGAGTTTGCAGTATCTCCCAGTACTATCTCGTGTTCAGGTCCTTGACGTTTAGAGGCAATTTGCAACATCTCCCAGTACTATCTTCTGTTCAGGGTCTTGGCATGTAGAGGGAATTTGCAATATCTCCCAGTACTATCTCACGTTTACAGCCCTGGTGTTTAAAGGGAATTTACTACTTCTCCCAATACAGGGCCCGGG
This genomic interval from Ictalurus furcatus strain D&B chromosome 2, Billie_1.0, whole genome shotgun sequence contains the following:
- the limd2 gene encoding LIM domain-containing protein 2; the encoded protein is MDNLSPSEEKPVQRSKSLSFKPQRETCASCEKTVYPMERLVANNLIFHATCFCCKHCNTKLSLGTYAALQGEFYCKPHFQQLFKSKGNYDEGFGRKQHKELWASKDAESITKSP